In Natranaerobius thermophilus JW/NM-WN-LF, the genomic stretch TCTGCGGACTTGGAAGGGATAACAGGAGTAGTAGGTAGAGAACATGTAAATCCCGAGGGTTCAGAATATCAAAGGGCTCGCGATTTAATGACTCGAGAAGTTAATGCCGCTATCAAAGGTGCATATCAAGGAGGAGCTGAACATGTAGTAGTAAACGATGCCCATGGCCCCATGACTAATTTGATGATTGAAAATTTAGAAACTGAGGCCGAGCTAATTACAGGTACTCCTAAGCCTCAAGGAATGATGGCTGGTTTAACGGAAGAATTTGATCTAGTGTTTTTAATTGGCTATCATTCTAAAAAAGGAGATCCTGGTATACTCTCCCATTCATACAGCGGGGGGACAGTTAAACAAATTAAATTGAATGGTTTAGAGGTAGGAGAACCGGGGATGAATAGCTATCTTGCAGGTTATTATCAAGTCCCCGTTGGTTTAGTTACAGGTGACGACAGGGTAACAACCAATACCAAAGATTTGATTGGGGAACAATTAAAGACAGTTGCTGTTAAATCTGCCTTATCTAGGTCAGCTGCTAAGTGTATGACTCCCACCAAGGCCTGTAAATTAATAGAGGAACGCGCCACACAAGCAGTGTCAGAGCTGTCCAAGAAGAAATATACAATCTTAACAGCAGAAAAACCCCTAGAATTGTCTATGAGCTTTTTAGATCGGGGCATGGCAGAAAAGGCTGCTCAATTACCTAATACAAAATTAGAAAACACAACTGTTATCTATCAGCATGATGATATGCTATCTATATATGAAGCTATGCAAGCTATGCTAATGCTTGTTAGATAAAAGTGAAAAATAGCTATTGATATTTGGTAGCTTGATAAGGATATTTACTGGATATTTAGGTCATTAATTTTTGAAATATAACTTATTTCAGAGGAGGAATGAATTTATGGAGCTATTGAAAAAACTCACTCAAACACCTGGAATACCGGGAAGAGAGGAGCCTATTGCGGAATTAATCAAAGAAGAAATGAACCAAATTTGCGATGAAGTATGGGTAGATCCCTTGGGAAGTGTAATAGGACTTAAAAAAGGTAATGGAAACAAAAAGGTAATGGTTGCTGGTCAC encodes the following:
- a CDS encoding M55 family metallopeptidase; amino-acid sequence: MKVYISADLEGITGVVGREHVNPEGSEYQRARDLMTREVNAAIKGAYQGGAEHVVVNDAHGPMTNLMIENLETEAELITGTPKPQGMMAGLTEEFDLVFLIGYHSKKGDPGILSHSYSGGTVKQIKLNGLEVGEPGMNSYLAGYYQVPVGLVTGDDRVTTNTKDLIGEQLKTVAVKSALSRSAAKCMTPTKACKLIEERATQAVSELSKKKYTILTAEKPLELSMSFLDRGMAEKAAQLPNTKLENTTVIYQHDDMLSIYEAMQAMLMLVR